In a genomic window of Epinephelus fuscoguttatus linkage group LG23, E.fuscoguttatus.final_Chr_v1:
- the rwdd gene encoding RWD domain-containing protein 4 encodes MTANEDQEMELEALRSIYEGDECFKEISSVSFQFRIGELEDTKAFILDITWPETYPETAPQISLDAFFNNRISAETKQLILSKLEEQVEANLGTAMMYTLFEWAKENQEALMENHKPVVTAVTLTSSSEVTTAASTAKKEKKKEQLTKAQKRRMVNRTDNKGELPRGWNWVDVIKVGVF; translated from the exons ATGACAGCTAACGAGGATCAAGAG ATGGAGTTGGAGGCTCTTCGCTCCATCTATGAGGGAGACGAGTGTTTCAAGGAAATCAGCTCAGTTTCCTTTCAGTTTAGG ATAGGAGAGCTTGAGGACACCAAAGCGTTCATCCTGGACATCACATGGCCTGAGACGTACCCTGAGACGGCCCCACAAATCTCCCTTGATGCCTTTTTCAACAACAGAAT CTCTGCAGAGACAAAGCAGCTGATCCTGTCAAAGCTGGAGGAGCAGGTGGAGGCTAACCTGGGCACTGCTATGATGTATACTCTGTTTGAGTGGGCCAAGGAGAACCAGGAGGCCCTCATGGAGAACCACAAGCCTGTAGTCACTGCTGTG ACGTTGACATCCAGCAGTGAGGTGACGACTGCCGCCTCAACAGccaagaaggagaagaagaaggagcagcTGACTAAAGCTCAGAAGAGAAGGATGGTCAACAGAACAG ATAACAAAGGAGAATTGCCAAGAGGTTGGAACTGGGTTGACGTTATCAAAGTAGGTGTATTTTAA